GAGTATCTCTTCGGCCGCAACATTCTGGTGAAGCCGGTAACCGATCCTTTATACACCTGGAAGGATAAGGAGAAGAAGGGCCATACCATCTATCCTGATGTAAGGAAGGCAGCTGCGCCTGTGAATGTTTACTTGCCAAAGGGTAATAAATGGTATGATTTCTGGAGCAACACCCAGTATGAGGGCGGTCAGGATATCCAGCGCCTTTGTCCTATCGACATCATGCCTGTATTCATCAAGGCAGGTACCATCCTGCCATTCGGTCCTGAAGTGCAGTATAGTTCAGAGAAGCCTTGGGATGAGCTGGAAATCCGTGTCTATCCTGGTGCTGATGGTAAATTTACGCTCTATGAGGATGAGGGCGACAACTATAATTACGAGAAGGGTAAATTCTCGGAAATCCAGTTTGTATGGAAAGAAGCAGACCGAACCCTGAACATCGCTCCACGCAAGGGCAGCTATAAGGGAATGCTCCAGCATCGCAGATTCCATATCGTACTGGTGGATGCCAATAGTGGAGCGGGCGATCAGCCTATGCAGGCAAGCAAGAGTGTGGAATATGACGGAAAGGCTGTAAAGATACAGCTGTAAGTGTTACATCATATAAAGTATTTGATAGACGTTGATAGAGTGATCAAAATCCCTTTAAGGTATTGGGTGCACAGTTGAATACATAATAAATCCCGAAATCGCTTGGCGGTTTCGGGATTTTTGCTTATCTTTGCCAACGTAAATAGTAAATTGTTGATCATATGGCAACGAAGTTATATCCAATAGGCATGCAGACTTTCTCTGAGATTCGAGAGGAGGACTTTCTCTATGTAGATAAGACGGAGTACATCTATCGTATGACTCATACGAGTGGAAAGTATTTCTTCTTGAGTCGTCCACGTCGTTTCGGAAAGTCACTCCTCGTCTCTACTATGCAGAGCTATTTCGAGGGAAAGAAGGAATTGTTCAAGGGATTGGCAGTTGAAAAATTAGAAAAGGAGTGGACGGAATACCCTGTCCTCCATTTTGACATGAGCGGTGGCAAGCACATGGAGAAAGACCAATTAGTGCGCTATCTCTTGTATATATTGAAGGTAAATGAAGAAAAATTTGGCATCGTCAATGATTCTCCTGACCCGAATGTTCGTATGCTTAATTTAATAAAAACAGTATATGAACAGACTGGGCAGAAGGTCGTTGTGCTCATCGATGAATACGATGCTCCTTTGCTCGATGTGGTGCACGAGGATACTAGCTTGGATATTTTGAGAGAGGTGATGCGCAATTTCTATAGTCCCTTAAAGTATAGTGACAGAATGCTGCGTTTCGTCTTCTTGACAGGTATCACCAAGTTCTCGCAAGTTAGCATCTTTAGTGAACTGAACAATATCACAAATGTGTCGATGGACGATGAATATGCAGGAATCTGCGGCATCACCAAAGAAGAACTTCTGGAAAATATGTCGGATGACATCGATATGCTTGCTGACGCACTTGGATATTCTAGAGAAATGATGATTGCAAAGCTCAAGGAGAATTATGATGGCTATCATTTCTCTAAGAAATCGCCAGACGTTTTCAATCCATATAGTCTGCTCAACTGTTTCTCGAAAAAGGAATTGGGGGCATTCTGGTTCAGTTCTGGTACGCCAACTTATCTTATTAATATGTTGAGGCAGTTTGGCGTGTTGCCAACGGAGATAGCCCCGACAGAAGCAGTCAGCTCATCCTTTAATGCACCAACGGAGAATATGAAGACCATCACGCCGTTGCTCTACCAAAGTGGATATGTTACCATTAAGGAGTACGATCCGGAAACGAGGATTTATACTCTAGATATTCCAAACAAGGAAATCAAGGTAGGGTTGTTTGATAATCTTCTGCCAAACTACGTGGATGGTGTCTCTGCCGAACGGGGCAATGTGGCAATAGCCAAAATGGCATTGCTTATTGGCAAGCGCAACATGGATGGTGCTTTGCATCTGTTGCAAGACTTCCTGGGTACGGTGCCATACTGCAACGTGACCAATTATGAGGGGCATTATCAGCAGATGCTCTACATCATCTTTACTCTCTTAACCAATTACCTGGTGGATGTGGAGGTGCATACGCCACGTGGCAGGGTAGATATTGTACTCCTTACCAAGACCGACCTCTATGTGGTTGAATTGAAGCTGAATAAGAGTGCTCAGGCGGCAATGCAGCAAATCAATCTGAAGAACTATCGCCAGCGATTCGCTCTTTGTGGCTTGCCAATTACCAAGGTTGGCATCAATTTCGATTCTACCCAAGGTACTATTGAGGATTGGGTGATAGAGGCATGAGCATCATCATCAAATGTAAGTTACATCATATAAAGTATTTGATACTTGTGATAAAGTAGAATTCTGCTTTTTTGTTTACTTTTGCAGCACAAAATAACAATTTAATATACTAATAGCTTAATAGTAATTACAATGAACAAGAATGTTATATACGCAGCTTTGATGTTTGTGGTAACTATGTCTTCCGGCAATGCCTCAGCTCAGCAGTTGCCTTATCAGAATCCTGCTCTCTCGGCTCATGAGAGAGCGGTAGATTTATGTGGTCGTCTCACTTTGGAAGAGAAAGCTTCTCTGATGCTGGATGATTCGCCGGCTATCCCACGATTGGGAATCAAGAGATTCCAGTGGTGGAGCGAGGCGCTGCATGGTGTGGCGAACATGGGAGATGTAACCGTCTTTCCGGAACCTATCGGAATGGCAGCTTCGTTTAACGACAGAATGGTGTATAGAGTCTTTGATGCAACATCTGATGAGATGCGAGCCAAATGGAATGAACTGCAGCAGAAGGGAGGAGATGTAACCCGTTTCCATGCCCTCTCGGTCTGGACTCCAAACGTGAATATCTTCCGTGATCCTCGCTGGGGACGTGGACAGGAAACCTATGGTGAGGATCCTTATCTTACCAGTAGGATGGGATGTGCCGTGGTGCGCGGATTGCAGGGACCTGAAGATACGAAATACCGCAAACTCTGGGCTTGTGCCAAGCACTATGCGATTCATAGCGGTCCGGAATGGGCTCGCCATACAGACAATATTACCGATGTTACACCGCGCGACCTTTGGGAAACTTATATGCCTGCCTTCAAATCACTGGTGCAGGATGCAAAGGTGCGTGAGGTGATGTGTGCCTATCAGCGTTGGGATGATGAACCATGCTGCGGCAACACCCGCCTTTTGCAGCAGATTCTCAGGGATGAGTGGGGATTCAAGTACCTGGTAGTTTCCGACTGTGGCGCTGTTACTGATTTCTGGGAGAATCATAAGGTTTCGAGCAATGCCAGAAATGCAGCAGCTAAGGGTGTATTGGCTGGAACCGATGTAGAATGTGGATTTAATTATATATATAAATCGGTGCCTGAGGCTGTGAAGTATGGTGCCCTGACTGAAGAAGAAGTTGATAAGCATGTGATTCGTCTGCTCGAAGGTCGTTTCGACTTGGGTGAGATGGATGACAACAAGATAGTATCATGGTCGAAGATTCCTGTATCTGTACTTTGCAGCAAGGCGCATCGCCAGCTCTCGCTCGATATGGCTCTGCAGACCATGACGCTGCTCCAAAACAAGAATGAGGTGTTACCTCTCGATAAAAAGGTAAAGAAGATTGCTTTCATCGGACCAAATGTGGATAACGAACCGATGATGTGGGGAAACTATAATGGTACTCCACGACAGACAATTACCATCCTGGATGGTATCAAGAGTCGTTTGAAGAAAAACCAGGTCGTCACCTTTAAAGGGTGCGACCTGGTGAACGACCAGACTTTGGATTCTTACTTCGACCAGTGTAGCATGGATGGCAAGATGGGCTTTAAGGGCACTTTCTGGAACAATCGTGAAATGGAAGGTAAGCCTGTTACCATCACTCAGGAAAAGAATCCTGTGCAGGTAACTACCTATGGTCAGCATTCGTTTGCACCTAATGTGAAGTTGACGGGCTTTTCTGCCAAGTATGAAACCGTATTCCGTCCTAAGCAGAACGCCAAGGTATTACTCGATGTGGCTGCCTGCGGTCATTATGAGGTTTATCTGAATGGTGAGAAAAAGTCAGAGAAGAGCGATTGGCGCACAGCAGAATCCCGCATCGAGTTTGATGGCGAGAAAGGTAAGGAGTATCAGATAGAAATACGCTATGCGGAAATGCCAAATTATAATGCCAATATGAAGATCAATATCGGTCATGAGAATCCTATCGACTATCAGGCTTCGCTCAAGCAGTTGAAGGATTGCGAGACAGTAGTCTTCGTAGGTGGCATCTCTCCACAGTTGGAAGGTGAGGAAATGCCTATCGAGATTTCTGGCTTCAAGGGTGGTGACCGCACCAACATCGAATTGCCTAAGGTTCAGCGCAATTTCCTGAAGGCTTTAAAGGAGGCGGGCAAAAAGGTTGTCTTTGTCAACTGTTCGGGTTCGGCTATCGCCTTGACTCCAGAGACAGAGAGTTGCGATGCTATTCTCCAAGCCTGGTATCCTGGTCAGGAAGGTGGTGAGGCAGTGGCTCGTGTACTCTTCGGGGAGTACAATCCTGCCGGCAAGTTGCCTATTACGTTCTATAAGAATTCAGAGCAGTTGCCTGATTTCAAGGATTACAGCATGAAGGGCAGAACCTATCGTTATATGAACGATGCGCTCTTCCCATTCGGTTATGGTTTAAGCTACACTTCTTTCCGTATGGGCGATGCTACACTTTCCAACTCTATCCTGAAGAAGGGTGAGAAGATTACGCTGAAGGTGCCTGTAAGTAATGTAGGAAAGAAGGATGGAACCGAGATTGTGCAGGTGTATGTGAAGGATCCTGCCGATACCGAAGGACCATTGAAGAGCTTGAAGGCTTTCGAGAGAGTGGAGGTGAAGGCAGGAAAGACTGCTGAGGCTGTCATCACGCTGGATAGCAGAAACTTCGAACTCTTCGATGCAGCAACCAATACCGTGCGTGCCAAGGCAGGTAACTATGAGGTTTATTACGGCAGCAGTTCAGCTGATAAGGATTTGAAGAAGCTGGATGTTTCTATTGACTATTAAGTAACTTGAGAAAATCATCAAGGAGCTGAGTAAATATGAAAAGAGGGTGTGTCATAAGTCCATGACACACCCTTCTTGGTCGCCGTGGACATGCTAAATATCGCAAAGAATCAAAAGAATATTGCCCAAAAATGAGTCCGATGTTTGGGCACTCGTTGCCCGCGTTATGGGCAGTGGTTACCCAGCACAGGGGCTGCAGATGCCCACTTGGTGGGCTACGGATGCCCGTGTAACGGGCACAGGAAGACCAACCGAAGGGCATAAAGGGACCATCTGAAGAACTGACTTTTCCTGATTTCAATAGACACTTTTTTACTTTATAAACAAGAAAGGTAGACACTATCAATTTCATAAAACTGAAATAATAGACGCATTAGCTAAAAGTGCAGTCAATGATACTTCCATGATACATCAATGAGACTTCTCGGCGCTAAAACCGAGAAGTCTCATTGTTGTTAATTCTTTATATATCAAGTATTTAAGTCGTGTTTTTTTGGGTAAAAATGAGACTATGAGACTTTTTTCGCTAAAAAACTTTTTCACGTAAGCGATTGGTGCCTATAAAAGATGAAAAACTCCCAAAATGTTTGGAGATTTAACCAAAACACCTCATCTCATTTTATGACGCACCCTCTTCTTACTTGTTACATCCTATAAACTCTTTGATAAACGTTGATAAAGTGATAAAATTCCCTTCAAGGTATTGGGTGCACAGTTGAATACATAATAAATCCCGAAATCGCTTGGCGGTTTCGGGATTTTTGCTTATCTTTGCCAACGTAAATAGTAAATTGTTGATATATGGCAACGAAGTTATATCCAATAG
This Segatella copri DSM 18205 DNA region includes the following protein-coding sequences:
- a CDS encoding ATP-binding protein; its protein translation is MATKLYPIGMQTFSEIREEDFLYVDKTEYIYRMTHTSGKYFFLSRPRRFGKSLLVSTMQSYFEGKKELFKGLAVEKLEKEWTEYPVLHFDMSGGKHMEKDQLVRYLLYILKVNEEKFGIVNDSPDPNVRMLNLIKTVYEQTGQKVVVLIDEYDAPLLDVVHEDTSLDILREVMRNFYSPLKYSDRMLRFVFLTGITKFSQVSIFSELNNITNVSMDDEYAGICGITKEELLENMSDDIDMLADALGYSREMMIAKLKENYDGYHFSKKSPDVFNPYSLLNCFSKKELGAFWFSSGTPTYLINMLRQFGVLPTEIAPTEAVSSSFNAPTENMKTITPLLYQSGYVTIKEYDPETRIYTLDIPNKEIKVGLFDNLLPNYVDGVSAERGNVAIAKMALLIGKRNMDGALHLLQDFLGTVPYCNVTNYEGHYQQMLYIIFTLLTNYLVDVEVHTPRGRVDIVLLTKTDLYVVELKLNKSAQAAMQQINLKNYRQRFALCGLPITKVGINFDSTQGTIEDWVIEA
- the xyl3A gene encoding xylan 1,4-beta-xylosidase, producing MNKNVIYAALMFVVTMSSGNASAQQLPYQNPALSAHERAVDLCGRLTLEEKASLMLDDSPAIPRLGIKRFQWWSEALHGVANMGDVTVFPEPIGMAASFNDRMVYRVFDATSDEMRAKWNELQQKGGDVTRFHALSVWTPNVNIFRDPRWGRGQETYGEDPYLTSRMGCAVVRGLQGPEDTKYRKLWACAKHYAIHSGPEWARHTDNITDVTPRDLWETYMPAFKSLVQDAKVREVMCAYQRWDDEPCCGNTRLLQQILRDEWGFKYLVVSDCGAVTDFWENHKVSSNARNAAAKGVLAGTDVECGFNYIYKSVPEAVKYGALTEEEVDKHVIRLLEGRFDLGEMDDNKIVSWSKIPVSVLCSKAHRQLSLDMALQTMTLLQNKNEVLPLDKKVKKIAFIGPNVDNEPMMWGNYNGTPRQTITILDGIKSRLKKNQVVTFKGCDLVNDQTLDSYFDQCSMDGKMGFKGTFWNNREMEGKPVTITQEKNPVQVTTYGQHSFAPNVKLTGFSAKYETVFRPKQNAKVLLDVAACGHYEVYLNGEKKSEKSDWRTAESRIEFDGEKGKEYQIEIRYAEMPNYNANMKINIGHENPIDYQASLKQLKDCETVVFVGGISPQLEGEEMPIEISGFKGGDRTNIELPKVQRNFLKALKEAGKKVVFVNCSGSAIALTPETESCDAILQAWYPGQEGGEAVARVLFGEYNPAGKLPITFYKNSEQLPDFKDYSMKGRTYRYMNDALFPFGYGLSYTSFRMGDATLSNSILKKGEKITLKVPVSNVGKKDGTEIVQVYVKDPADTEGPLKSLKAFERVEVKAGKTAEAVITLDSRNFELFDAATNTVRAKAGNYEVYYGSSSADKDLKKLDVSIDY